One Saccharomyces kudriavzevii IFO 1802 strain IFO1802 genome assembly, chromosome: 4 genomic region harbors:
- the PPM1 gene encoding leucine carboxy methyltransferase (similar to Saccharomyces cerevisiae PPM1 (YDR435C); ancestral locus Anc_5.547) yields MERIVQQTDYDALSCKLAAISVGYLPSSLLQRLPADLAKKYVQWHRGYLVTLKKFCRRAFGKVDRAIRSSFPVMNYGTYLRTVGIDAAILDYLGVNEQVQVVNLGCGSDLRMLPLLEMFPHLTYVDIDYKDSVQVKNNVLRESEVLRTFLELPEKNTTPSPFLIDQRRYKLVACDLNDITETARLLDTCTNRDIPTVILSECLLCYMHENESQLLINMVLAKYAHGLWISYDPIGGSQPNDRFGTIMESNLKESRNLEMPTLMTYNSKEKYASRWSMALNVTVNDMWEVFNTEIPESERKRLRSLQFLDELEELKVMQSHYILMKAQW; encoded by the coding sequence ATGGAGAGAATTGTGCAGCAGACTGATTACGATGCGTTGTCGTGCAAATTAGCAGCTATCTCAGTTGGGTATCTTCCTTCAAGCCTCCTACAGAGGCTGCCGGCCGATCTGGCCAAGAAGTACGTACAATGGCATCGGGGTTACTTAGTCACTCTCAAGAAATTCTGTAGACGGGCTTTTGGAAAAGTAGACAGAGCTATACGGTCTTCCTTCCCAGTGATGAACTATGGAACTTATTTACGTACTGTGGGAATAGATGCGGCCATACTGGACTATTTGGGTGTGAATGAACAGGTTCAGGTAGTCAACTTGGGCTGCGGGTCAGATTTACGAATGCTGCCTCTGTTGGAGATGTTTCCTCATTTGACTTACGTGGACATTGACTACAAGGACTCAGTGcaagtgaaaaataacGTTCTGCGTGAGAGTGAAGTTTTGCGTACTTTCCTTGAGCTGCCGGAGAAGAATACGACACCATCGCCTTTTTTGATAGATCAAAGGAGGTATAAGCTTGTTGCATGTGATTTGAACGATATCACTGAAACCGCCCGATTATTAGACACATGTACCAACCGCGACATTCCCACTGTCATATTATCCGAATGCCTACTATGCTACATGCATGAAAACGAGTCTCAACTACTCATTAACATGGTCTTGGCCAAGTATGCTCATGGATTATGGATATCGTACGATCCTATCGGTGGTTCTCAACCGAACGACCGCTTTGGTACCATCATGGAGTCTAATTTGAAGGAATCAAGGAATTTAGAAATGCCCACGTTGATGACGTATaattctaaagaaaaatacgcCTCAAGGTGGTCCATGGCCCTAAACGTGACTGTCAATGATATGTGGGAAGTATTCAACACAGAGATCCCTGAATCTGAGAGGAAAAGGCTTAGATCATTGCAGTTTTTGGATGAACTGGAGGAATTGAAAGTAATGCAAAGTCATTACATCCTCATGAAGGCGCAATGGTGA
- the APT2 gene encoding adenine phosphoribosyltransferase APT2 (similar to Saccharomyces cerevisiae APT2 (YDR441C) and APT1 (YML022W); ancestral locus Anc_5.557): MSASESYAKEMKTAFRQFADFPIKGEQFEDFLPIIGNPKLFQTLIDMFKAHLEEKFGEEKIDFIAGIEARGLLFGPSLAFALGVGFVPIRRSGKLPGECATITFTKLDHEETFEMQVEAIPFDSNVVIVDDVLATGGSASAAGDLIKQVGAHILEYDFVLTLDSLHGEEKLSAPIFSMIHS, translated from the coding sequence ATGTCCGCTTCTGAATCCTACGCAAAGGAGATGAAGACTGCATTTAGGCAGTTTGCTGATTTCCCCATAAAGGGAGaacaatttgaagattttctaCCCATCATTGGCAACCCCAAGCTATTCCAGACGTTGATCGATATGTTCAAAGCGCATTTGGAGGAAAAGTTTGGGGAGGAAAAAATCGATTTTATCGCGGGCATAGAAGCCAGAGGTCTTCTGTTTGGGCCGTCTCTAGCATTTGCACTGGGCGTTGGATTTGTGCCCATAAGAAGATCCGGGAAATTACCGGGTGAGTGTGCTACAATAACATTCACAAAATTGGACCACGAAGAAACCTTTGAAATGCAAGTAGAGGCCATTCCCTTTGATTCTAACGTAGTTATTGTGGACGACGTTCTTGCTACCGGCGGATCCGCGTCTGCTGCAGGTGACCTTATCAAACAAGTGGGTGCTCATATTTTGGAATATGATTTCGTACTGACGTTAGATAGTTTACACGGcgaagaaaaattgtcTGCCCCAATATTTTCCATGATACACTCCTGA
- the GPI19 gene encoding phosphatidylinositol N-acetylglucosaminyltransferase GPI19 (similar to Saccharomyces cerevisiae GPI19 (YDR437W); ancestral locus Anc_5.549), which produces MYTKEYYWFSQYMIITSTLVLTIIWSILPSSSDEHTPQQFISTILDIFPQRRWIITLESIMLMGMLCTYTGLLMYNEDSLTPPLDSLCTVTDAGGQLVIEDDTDVLVKRWAFKETSGIYDLPLMDACQLLYLYDNEDLSR; this is translated from the coding sequence ATGTATACAAAGGAGTACTACTGGTTTTCACAGTACATGATAATAACAAGCACCTTGGTGCTCACCATAATATGGTCAATTCTGCCCTCGTCGTCGGACGAGCACACACCACAGCAGTTCATTAGCACGATACTGGACATTTTTCCCCAGAGAAGATGGATTATTACTTTGGAGAGCATAATGCTAATGGGTATGCTGTGCACCTACACCGGCCTATTAATGTACAATGAAGACTCATTAACACCACCGCTAGATTCATTGTGCACAGTAACGGATGCCGGCGGCCAACTGGTGATAGAAGATGACACGGATGTGCTTGTCAAGAGATGGGCATTCAAAGAGACTAGTGGTATTTACGATCTGCCCCTGATGGATGCTTGCCAGCTGCTTTATCTATATGATAACGAGGACTTAAGCAGATAG
- the DOT1 gene encoding histone methyltransferase DOT1 (similar to Saccharomyces cerevisiae DOT1 (YDR440W); ancestral locus Anc_5.556) — translation MSGQESISNGNSDSFLMSSPNLDSQESSVSPSDMSRNVKKQIPLSSSSSKGFSLPKQVQELVEGANKYDPKYGLSLPRGFLRDRNSKGKENGLIPLVEKVIPPMHKRVSKRKNARKKLSTTLKNDVKKPRPTKEEERKNDGPKTNDKHIVTSKQDMDTTQGKKFGNKGKQRRENEEKNISSTFVDWSGPYLHLKYPLFDIEYLRSHESYSGVPIQSITLKTNSPQPTSLLSENESSSATTVKLQSILFANYMEEYKIDFGKTSVIYDPMSEIGKLIEYGCLIFLPPPYAKKLKKTILSNLNASFDNSDTEGFVSAINSYNAMIRQIPRSKIINHLATVDKIPRSFIHDFLHIVYTRSIHPQAHKLRHYKAFSNYVYGELLPNFLSDVYQQCGLKKGTIFMDLGSGVGNCVVQAALEYGCELSFGCEIMEDASDLTLLQYQELMKRCKLFGMRLNNVEFSLKRSFVDNERVSELIPQCDVILVNNFLFDEKLNKRVEKILQTAKVGCKVISLKNLRSLTYQIDFYHVENIFNRLKVERYDLKEDSVSWTHSGGEYYISTVMADVDESLFSPAARGRRNRGTPVKYTR, via the coding sequence ATGAGCGGCCAAGAAAGCATATCTAATGGTAACTCTGACTCATTCCTTATGTCGTCTCCCAACTTAGACTCTCAGGAATCTTCAGTATCACCGAGTGACATGAGTAGGAATgtcaaaaaacaaattcctttatcttcatcttcatcgaaAGGTTTCTCTCTCCCAAAGCAAGTACAAGAGCTGGTAGAAGGGGCTAATAAATATGATCCAAAGTACGGACTCTCTTTACCTCGAGGGTTCCTGAGAGATAGAAATTctaaaggaaaagaaaatgggttAATTCCCCTTGTCGAGAAGGTTATACCCCCCATGCATAAAAGAGTCAGCAAGAGGAAAAAcgcaaggaaaaaattgtctacaactttgaagaatgaTGTAAAGAAACCAAGACCAAcaaaggaagaggaaaggaaaaacGATGGACCAAAAACCAATGATAAACATATAGTGACTTCGAAACAAGATATGGACACTACCCAGGGGAAGAAATTTGGCAACAAAGGCAAGCAAAGAagggaaaatgaagagaagaacatttcttcaacatttGTAGATTGGAGTGGCCCATATTTACACTTAAAATATCCACTGTTCGATATAGAGTACTTAAGATCACATGAGAGTTATTCCGGGGTCCCGATACAATCCATCACcttgaaaacaaattctCCACAACCCACAAGTCTActttctgaaaatgaaagctCCTCGGCAACAACCGTCAAGCTGCAAAGCATTCTATTTGCTAATTATATGGAAGAGTACAAGATTGATTTTGGCAAAACATCCGTCATTTATGATCCAATGAGTGAAATTGGTAAGCTTATTGAATACGGCTGCCTAATATTCTTACCTCCACCATATGCCaaaaaactgaagaaaacgaTACTGTCAAATTTGAACGCATCGTTTGACAATTCAGACACGGAAGGTTTTGTGAGTGCAATAAATTCTTACAATGCAATGATTCGTCAAATACCTAGGTCGAAGATAATTAACCACTTAGCCACAGTTGACAAAATTCCCCGCTCATTCATCCACGATTTCTTGCATATCGTGTATACCAGAAGTATACATCCACAGGCTCATAAACTAAGGCACTACAAAGCGTTTAGTAATTACGTTTATGGGGAGCTTTTACCAAATTTCTTATCTGATGTATACCAGCAATGTGGGTTGAAAAAAGGTACCATTTTCATGGATCTTGGCTCAGGAGTAGGAAATTGCGTAGTACAAGCTGCGTTGGAGTACGGATGTGAATTAAGTTTTGGGTGCGAGATCATGGAGGATGCTAGCGATTTAACATTACTACAATACCAGGAGCTAATGAAGAGGTGTAAATTATTTGGGATGCGTTTAAACAATGTGGAGTTTTCACTGAAGAGAAGTTTTGTAGATAACGAACGTGTTAGTGAACTAATTCCTCAGTGCGATGTTATTCTCGtgaataattttttatttgatgaaaaattgaacaaaagaGTCGAGAAAATACTACAAACAGCAAAAGTTGGGTGTAAGGTTAtaagtttgaaaaacctAAGAAGTTTGACTTACCAGATCGATTTTTACCAcgttgaaaatattttcaataggTTAAAAGTCGAAAGGTATGATCTGAAAGAAGATAGTGTTTCATGGACCCATAGTGGCGGAGAGTATTATATATCCACGGTGATGGCGGACGTCGACGAAAGTTTATTTAGCCCCGCTGCCAGAGGTAGGAGGAACAGAGGAACACCGGTAAAGTATACTAGGTGA
- the THI74 gene encoding Thi74p (similar to Saccharomyces cerevisiae THI74 (YDR438W) and YML018C; ancestral locus Anc_5.551), protein MNRVGMDVDHMVGILMLAVVVVFWVGASCITNELFETNAYNKPFFLTYLNISSFALYLVPDLSKKFRVRRKAQLGQKDPTLPIYTRESLPELSPLVTAVSSPCSLSSPSIEDLRVKATMRLSLLFCVLWFVANLAANSALSYTTVASSTILSSTSSFFTLFLAVGLRLETFSMKKLLGLFVSLFGIILIVMQSSKQRDSVSASSFFIGNTLALLGSFGYSVYTTLLKYEVSSKSLQLDIKMFLGYVGIFTFLLFWPVLIILDISHLETFELPNDFHTLFLLLLDCIIIFVSDYFWCKALILTSPLVVTIGLTFTIPLSMFADYVWRDASFTSWYIVGVFFIFVSFFLVNHQREPVVENDGSIIEK, encoded by the coding sequence atgaaTCGTGTTGGTATGGACGTGGATCATATGGTGGGAATCCTGATGTTGGCCGTAGTGGTGGTATTTTGGGTCGGCGCTTCGTGTATAACCAATGAACTGTTCGAGACAAACGCATACAATAAACCGTTCTTCCTTACCTATCTAAATATATCGTCGTTTGCTCTTTATTTGGTGCCGGATTTGTCGAAGAAATTTCGGGTTAGAAGGAAGGCACAGCTGGGGCAGAAAGATCCAACATTACCTATTTACACACGAGAATCCTTACCTGAACTTTCACCGTTGGTAACTGCGGTTTCTTCGCCTTGCTCCCTGTCTTCTCCTTCGATAGAGGACTTAAGGGTGAAAGCTACTATGAGATTGAGTCTACTGTTTTGTGTCTTGTGGTTCGTTGCCAACTTGGCAGCTAATTCTGCTTTATCGTATACTACAGTGGCATCGTCGACAATCCTTTCATCCAcgtcatcatttttcaccttATTTCTGGCGGTCGGTCTGCGTCTAGAAAcgttttcaatgaaaaaattattgggATTATTCGTGTCTTTATTTGGTATTATTCTGATCGTGATGCAATCTTCCAAGCAACGGGATTCCGTTAGCGcgtcttcattttttatagGTAACACTTTAGCACTATTGGGATCATTTGGTTATAGTGTTTATACAACCCTTTTGAAATACGAAGTGTCGTCTAAAAGTCTTCAACTAGACATCAAGATGTTTTTAGGTTATGTCGGTATCTTCACGTTTCTGTTATTTTGGCCCGTCTTGATAATTCTAGATATATCACATTTGGAAACTTTTGAGCTACCAAATGACTTCCATACACTTTTCCTGCTCTTGCTAGATTGCATCATAATCTTTGTTAGCGATTATTTTTGGTGCAAAGCGCTCATTTTGACATCTCCCTTGGTAGTTACCATCGGTTTGACTTTTACTATCCCGTTGTCTATGTTCGCTGATTATGTGTGGCGGGACGCATCTTTTACATCCTGGTATATTGTTggtgtttttttcatttttgtttcattttttctggTTAATCATCAAAGAGAGCCTGTAGTTGAAAATGACGGTAgtattattgaaaaataa
- the PPZ2 gene encoding salt homeostasis regulator (similar to Saccharomyces cerevisiae PPZ2 (YDR436W) and PPZ1 (YML016C); ancestral locus Anc_5.548), translating into MGNSGSKQHAKRSGKKDDHDGDKKKTLELPPLTKSDTTHSLKSSRSLRSLRPRRSEASLASNVQAQTQPLSRKSSTLGNGNRSRRQSSNAPATPPNNQHLTSVPSSSRRLPSSRRSSMGNNNNSELPPSMIQMEPKSPILKNRTSMQSTSSFTSYENALTDDDDDDHNGDGHGENPAMTKVTRISTSSSADKSYKHAPSRRHNSLQPEKGRPGSSSSSSKLRRRSDNTLPLSYSSNTGSSGDSGALSANRSSSHASSRKSSFGSTGNTVYSTPLHSPALRKTTSRDNDNNKDDVDDKHSSPIPNLNIDKPSSSSSSSLSTSRREYLSAYPTLVQRDSSSSLSSRGKGQRSSSSSSTGQRIYVSPPSPSDGFVRGGSVNGDYESMTNTLVEMKKKKPIRPIDIDEIIQKLLDAGYAAKRTKNVCLKNSEIIQICHKARELFLTQPALLELSPSVKIVGDVHGQYADLLRLFTKCGFPPMANYLFLGDYVDRGKQSLETILLLLCYKIKYPENFFLLRGNHECANVTRVYGFYDECKRRCNIKIWKTFIDTFNTLPLAAIVTGKIFCVHGGLSPVLNSMDEIRHVSRPTDVPDFGLINDLLWSDPTDSSNEWEDNERGVSFCYNKVAINKFLNKFGFDLVCRAHMVVEDGYEFFNDRSLVTVFSAPNYCGEFDNWGAVMTVSEGLLCSFELLDPLDSTALKQVMKKGRQERKLANR; encoded by the coding sequence ATGGGTAATTCTGGTTCGAAACAGCATGCTAAACGCAGTGGCAAGAAAGATGACCACGATGGcgacaagaagaaaacactGGAGTTGCCACCACTGACAAAGTCTGATACTACACATTCGTTGAAATCGTCGAGGTCGCTTAGATCGCTGCGGCCGAGGCGCTCAGAGGCGTCGTTAGCATCGAATGTTCAAGCTCAAACACAACCTCTCTCCCGAAAATCTTCCACTCTTGGAAACGGCAATCGCAGCCGGAGACAGTCCAGCAATGCTCCAGCCACCCCTCCTAATAACCAGCATCTAACCTCAGTGCCCAGTTCGTCAAGAAGGCTCCCTTCTTCGAGAAGATCGAGCATGGGGAATAATAACAATTCTGAGTTACCTCCGTCGATGATTCAGATGGAACCTAAATCTCCAATTTTAAAGAACAGAACAAGCATGCAGTCCACGAGCTCATTCACCTCTTATGAAAATGCATTAaccgatgatgatgacgatgatcATAATGGTGATGGCCACGGCGAAAACCCCGCAATGACCAAAGTCACTCGCATCAGCACCAGTTCTTCCGCGGATAAAAGCTATAAGCATGCACCCTCAAGGCGTCATAACTCATTACAACCAGAGAAGGGTAGGCCAGgatcttcttcctcttcatcaaaattgCGCAGAAGATCTGACAATACATTACCGTTAAGCTATTCTTCGAACACGGGATCCAGTGGCGACAGCGGTGCACTTTCTGCAAATAGATCGAGCTCGCATGCTTCATCCAGGAAATCCTCCTTCGGCTCCACGGGCAACACAGTTTACAGCACACCATTGCATTCACCTGCACTGAGAAAAACGACCTCTCGGGATAACGACAATAACAAAGACGATGTTGACGATAAACATTCTTCACCCATCCCTAATCTAAACATAGACAAGCcttcgtcgtcgtcgtcgtcgtcgcTGTCTACGTCAAGAAGAGAATATTTGAGTGCATACCCGACGCTTGTACAGAGAGACTCGTCTTCCTCACTCAGTTCGCGGGGCAAGGGACAGCGgtcgtcttcttcatctaGCACCGGTCAAAGAATATATGTGTCACCACCATCTCCCTCCGATGGTTTTGTACGTGGGGGCTCTGTAAATGGTGACTATGAATCCATGACAAATACCCTAGtggaaatgaaaaagaaaaaaccaatTCGTCCGATTGACATAGATGAAATCATCCAAAAACTACTGGATGCCGGTTATGCCGCGAAGAGAACCAAGAAtgtttgtttgaaaaattctgaaattattcaaatttgtCACAAAGCTCGTGAGTTATTCCTTACTCAGCCCGCCCTCTTAGAACTGTCTCCCTCGGTGAAAATAGTAGGTGACGTTCACGGTCAATACGCTGACCTTTTGAGACTTTTCACTAAATGCGGATTTCCGCCCATGGCTAACTATTTATTTCTGGGTGACTACGTGGACCGTGGTAAGCAATCGCTGGAGACTATCTTACTGTTACTATGCTATAAGATCAAATAtcctgaaaattttttccttttgagGGGGAACCATGAATGTGCCAATGTAACAAGAGTTTATGGATTTTATGATGAGTGTAAACGGCGTTGCAATAtcaagatttggaaaacattCATTGATACCTTCAATACGCTACCTTTAGCCGCCATTGTCACTGGGAAAATATTTTGCGTTCACGGTGGACTATCTCCTGTTCTAAATTCCATGGATGAAATTAGACACGTCAGCAGGCCCACCGACGTGCCTGACTTCGGATTAATTAATGACCTCCTGTGGTCCGATCCTACAGATTCATCGAACGAATGGGAAGATAATGAGCGTGGCGTTAGTTTTTGTTACAATAAAGTGGCCATTAATAAATTCTTGAACAAATTCGGCTTCGATTTGGTATGTAGGGCCCATATGGTGGTAGAAGATGGCTATGAATTCTTTAACGACAGAAGCTTGGTCACGGTGTTTTCCGCCCCAAACTATTGTGGTGAATTCGACAACTGGGGTGCCGTCATGACCGTTAGTGAAGGTCTTCTGtgttcttttgaattgttAGATCCATTAGATAGCACTGCCTTGAAACAAGTGATGAAAAAGGGTAGACAAGAACGTAAATTGGCTAATCGCTGA
- the LRS4 gene encoding Lrs4p (similar to Saccharomyces cerevisiae LRS4 (YDR439W); ancestral locus Anc_5.553), whose translation MTTLLQLLSNYYKAKLDSERIYNEYIQSQYEFASLEKLNNNKSPSKKVVDETLFLQRQIAQLNKQLQISFQENEKQQNIQKNQRALYQSKLSSKDAFIDDLKLKLKVGQISIDKADMETAPSTASNEQLNGVKEAHISRPTIHLLSPIVNRDTSKNQTKDRNGNEPDSPITKRKSKGLRSLLSSGKNTIFDSISKNLDDEINENASMRHDTASSKIADKSTSVSPLLRKPPELHNEKNNTLLKEYIFRKEGPNGLPPRKLDNIELSSIADSTEIASRSSTADKNDILQTEEHNYAITKLKRINTLTSSPIKSVSKTTKKRKLTRQRIATLPNSDEELNNDLDIDEFV comes from the coding sequence ATGACGACATTATTACAgcttctttcaaattattaTAAGGCTAAATTAGATTCAGAGCGAATATATAATGAGTATATTCAATCGCAGTATGAGTTCGCGTCTTTAGAAAAGTTGAATAACAATAAGTCCCCATCAAAGAAGGTGGTTGATGAGACACTTTTCTTACAAAGACAAATTGCTCAGCTGAATAAGCAACTGcaaatttcatttcaaGAGAATGAAAAGCAACAAAATATACAAAAGAATCAAAGGGCGCTATACCAAAGTAAGCTATCCAGCAAGGATGCATTCATCGATGACTTGAAACTCAAGTTGAAAGTTGGACAAATATCTATAGATAAAGCTGATATGGAAACAGCACCTTCAACCGCTTCCAATGAACAACTGAACGGTGTAAAAGAGGCTCATATATCAAGGCCTACAATCCATCTTCTTTCACCAATTGTAAACCGTGATACAAGTAAAAATCAGACCAAAGACCGCAACGGAAATGAACCGGACTCACCCATCACGAAGAGAAAATCAAAGGGGTTGAGATCTTTGTTGAGCTCGGGTAAAAACACTATATTTGATTCAATATCTAAAAATCTCGACGATGagatcaatgaaaatgcgTCCATGAGACACGATACCGCATCCTCTAAAATAGCTGATAAATCAACGTCAGTATCACCGTTGCTTCGGAAACCTCCAGAATTGCACaacgaaaaaaacaatacgTTATTAAAGGAGTACATATTTCGCAAGGAGGGCCCAAATGGTTTGCCACCCAGAAAACTAGATAATATCGAGCTATCAAGTATCGCTGACTCCACAGAAATTGCATCAAGGAGTTCTACTGCCgacaaaaatgacattttgCAGACGGAAGAACACAACTATGCTATTACGAAGCTGAAAAGAATCAATACTTTGACCAGTTCTCCAATCAAAAGTGTTTCCAAAACgacgaaaaaaagaaaactaacAAGACAACGAATTGCCACGTTGCCCAAttcagatgaagaattgaataatgatttaGATATTGATGAGTTCGTGTGA